In one Modestobacter sp. L9-4 genomic region, the following are encoded:
- a CDS encoding GAF and ANTAR domain-containing protein — protein MTPEEQDRSGDHQVPESLGDVMSRVARELQQEHGDVEATLQGITRAAVDTVPGADECGISYVIARQQVEPRAWTSDLPKTLDALQGTLGQGPCLDAIWDDVVVRVPDVATEDRWPEYSRQAAALGVGSLLCFQLFVEGDHLGALNLYARRAGAFDAVSEDVGLLFAAHAAVALAGAEHESNLLAAIDHRDRIGQAKGILMERHKLTAVQAFDLLVRASSLTNRKLRDIAEELTSTGSLATREAG, from the coding sequence GTGACGCCCGAGGAGCAGGACCGCAGCGGCGACCACCAGGTGCCCGAGAGCCTCGGTGACGTGATGAGCCGTGTCGCCCGTGAGCTCCAGCAGGAGCACGGTGACGTCGAGGCGACCCTGCAGGGCATCACCCGGGCTGCCGTGGACACCGTGCCCGGCGCCGACGAGTGCGGCATCAGCTACGTCATCGCCCGCCAGCAGGTCGAGCCGCGCGCCTGGACCAGCGACCTGCCCAAGACCCTCGACGCCCTGCAGGGCACGCTCGGGCAGGGACCCTGCCTGGACGCCATCTGGGACGACGTCGTCGTCCGGGTCCCCGACGTGGCCACCGAGGACCGCTGGCCGGAGTACTCCCGCCAGGCCGCCGCGCTCGGTGTGGGCAGCCTGCTGTGCTTCCAGCTGTTCGTCGAGGGCGACCACCTCGGCGCGCTCAACCTCTACGCGCGCCGGGCCGGGGCGTTCGACGCGGTGTCCGAGGACGTCGGCCTGCTCTTCGCCGCCCACGCGGCCGTCGCGCTCGCCGGGGCCGAGCACGAGTCGAACCTGCTCGCCGCCATCGACCACCGCGACCGGATCGGGCAGGCCAAGGGCATCCTGATGGAGCGGCACAAGCTGACCGCCGTCCAGGCCTTCGACCTGCTGGTGCGCGCCTCGTCGCTGACCAACCGCAAGCTGCGGGACATCGCCGAGGAGCTGACCTCGACCGGTTCCCTGGCGACGCGCGAGGCCGGCTGA
- a CDS encoding NAD(P)/FAD-dependent oxidoreductase, which yields MTEGQPTRIVVVGGGFAAFYALRHLQRHLPPGRAELVLVSPNDYLLYSPLLPEVATGVIEARHIAVSLRRALPRVRLVLGRVTSVDLGGRTVTVRPALGDADDEARTERFDQLVLVPGSVTRRFDIPGVAEQARGLKTLVEAVYLRDHLLHCLDVADAEPDTPEGRARRAELLSVVAVGAGYTGTEFVAQTQRWLRTIEGRWDRTRAEDVRWVLVDVAEAVLPELGPKLGKLALDLLHQRGIDVRLGVSVASATDRAVTLTDGTTVPTRTLVWGAGVAASPLVAGLGLPLRKGRLVVDPELSVPGVRGVWAAGDAAAVPDLAAGPGDDGLPDTPPTAQHAQRQGTALGRNIAASLGVGTARPYRHRDLGLVADLGGWDAVAKPLGLPLSGPLAKVVTRGYHLYALPAMANRVRVAADWLWQTVLPPESTQLSVVRTEDARLDAAQATGIYAPQDRG from the coding sequence GTGACCGAGGGACAGCCCACCCGCATCGTGGTGGTCGGCGGCGGGTTCGCCGCCTTCTACGCACTGCGGCACCTGCAGCGGCACCTGCCGCCGGGTCGGGCCGAGCTGGTGCTGGTCAGCCCGAACGACTACCTGCTCTACAGCCCGCTGCTGCCCGAGGTGGCCACCGGCGTCATCGAGGCCCGGCACATCGCCGTCTCCCTGCGCCGGGCGCTGCCCCGCGTGCGGCTGGTGCTCGGCCGGGTCACCTCCGTCGACCTCGGCGGCCGCACGGTCACCGTGCGCCCGGCCCTGGGGGACGCCGACGACGAGGCCCGCACCGAGCGCTTCGACCAGCTGGTCCTGGTGCCCGGCTCGGTCACCCGCCGCTTCGACATCCCCGGCGTGGCCGAGCAGGCCCGCGGGCTGAAGACGCTGGTCGAGGCCGTCTACCTGCGCGACCACCTGCTGCACTGCCTGGACGTCGCCGACGCCGAGCCCGACACCCCGGAGGGCCGGGCCCGCCGCGCGGAGCTGCTGTCGGTGGTCGCCGTGGGCGCCGGGTACACCGGCACCGAGTTCGTGGCCCAGACCCAGCGGTGGCTGCGCACCATCGAGGGCCGCTGGGACCGCACCCGCGCCGAGGACGTGCGCTGGGTGCTGGTCGACGTGGCCGAGGCGGTGCTGCCCGAGCTGGGGCCCAAGCTCGGGAAGCTGGCCCTGGACCTGCTGCACCAGCGCGGGATCGACGTCCGGCTCGGGGTGTCGGTCGCCTCGGCCACCGACCGCGCCGTCACCCTCACCGACGGGACGACGGTGCCCACCCGCACCCTGGTCTGGGGCGCCGGCGTGGCCGCCAGCCCGCTGGTCGCCGGGCTCGGACTGCCGCTGCGCAAGGGCCGGCTGGTGGTCGACCCGGAGCTGTCGGTGCCCGGTGTCCGCGGGGTGTGGGCGGCCGGCGACGCCGCCGCCGTCCCCGACCTCGCCGCCGGACCGGGGGACGACGGCCTGCCCGACACCCCGCCGACGGCGCAGCACGCCCAGCGGCAGGGCACGGCGCTGGGCCGCAACATCGCCGCCTCGCTGGGGGTGGGCACCGCCCGCCCCTACCGGCACCGCGACCTCGGTCTGGTCGCCGACCTGGGCGGCTGGGACGCGGTGGCCAAGCCGCTCGGGCTGCCGCTGAGCGGTCCGCTGGCCAAGGTCGTCACCCGCGGCTACCACCTGTACGCGCTGCCGGCGATGGCCAACCGGGTGCGGGTCGCCGCCGACTGGCTGTGGCAGACCGTGCTGCCGCCGGAGAGCACCCAGCTGTCGGTGGTGCGCACCGAGGACGCCCGGCTCGACGCCGCCCAGGCCACCGGCATCTACGCCCCGCAGGACCGCGGCTAG
- a CDS encoding glycosyltransferase family 2 protein, translating into MTDSVVHLVQVVNWTVFGYVVLLDLSMLLLVVFGARRVLANRRWSGAEGHEQIFASPLTPAISVLIPAHDEEAGVLGTLAAALGQRYPSFEIVLVDDGCTDRTFELVAEAYGLTPITPRWTADLPIEGEVLSVHRATTGDPLTVIRKVSVGRRSDASNAALNLARHPLVCMLDADSLLEPEALLRVARPFVEDPVNVVGAGGVIRAVNGSLIDRGTVVEPRLSSKWLVRIQAVEYLRSFLLGRTGWADANALLIISGAFGLFRRDLVVEVGGMDPHSLAEDAELVVTLLEHQRRLGRPHRMVFVPEPVCWTEVPETWTVLGRQRRRWSQGLGQLLWKHRRMIGNPRFGTVGLLALPFFLLFETIGPLVEVVGLASLAIAYLFGWLNLVGAGTMLGLALLIGTLLSTTVVAVEEFTFHRYGGRRSLPALLAAGLLENVGFRQVHAWYRLQGLYRAVTRRTAVWTAMPRTGFSAATDGAPALAQPARPGVGSLMVVTSGGPWQPGPHDGRPHGQAPHGQLLHGQPAHRQGPYGPPSGPGWAQPGVWPHGPGRPGSATAVAVLAIVTGSLAVLGGVYLGWLTGGGVLTTRLLSLGLPVGGVLLAGGISLLDRRRLGWVLKGAVTAAAVLVLALVGGAFTLPGDELLDVLLVVLVALPLPVVTAALAARAPVRQWAAAEG; encoded by the coding sequence ATGACCGACTCGGTCGTGCACCTGGTGCAGGTCGTGAACTGGACGGTGTTCGGCTACGTCGTCCTGCTCGACCTCTCGATGCTGCTGCTGGTGGTCTTCGGCGCCCGCCGGGTGCTGGCCAACCGGCGGTGGAGCGGCGCCGAGGGCCACGAGCAGATCTTCGCCAGCCCGCTCACCCCGGCCATCTCGGTGCTCATCCCCGCGCACGACGAGGAGGCCGGCGTCCTCGGCACCCTCGCCGCCGCGCTGGGCCAGCGGTACCCGTCCTTCGAGATCGTCCTCGTCGACGACGGGTGCACCGACCGCACGTTCGAGCTCGTCGCCGAGGCCTACGGGCTGACGCCGATCACGCCCCGCTGGACCGCCGACCTCCCGATCGAGGGCGAGGTCCTCTCGGTGCACCGCGCCACGACCGGCGACCCGCTGACCGTGATCCGCAAGGTCTCCGTCGGACGCCGGTCCGACGCCAGCAACGCGGCGCTGAACCTCGCCCGGCACCCCCTGGTCTGCATGCTCGACGCCGACTCACTGCTCGAGCCCGAGGCGCTGCTGCGGGTGGCCCGCCCCTTCGTCGAGGACCCGGTCAACGTGGTCGGCGCCGGCGGCGTCATCCGCGCCGTCAACGGCTCGCTCATCGACCGGGGCACCGTGGTCGAGCCGCGCCTGTCGTCGAAGTGGCTGGTGCGCATCCAGGCCGTGGAGTACCTGCGCTCCTTCCTGCTCGGCCGCACCGGCTGGGCCGACGCGAACGCGCTGCTGATCATCTCCGGCGCCTTCGGGCTGTTCCGCCGCGACCTGGTGGTCGAGGTCGGCGGCATGGACCCGCACTCCCTCGCCGAGGACGCCGAACTGGTGGTCACCCTGCTGGAGCACCAGCGCCGGCTGGGCCGCCCGCACCGGATGGTCTTCGTGCCCGAGCCGGTGTGCTGGACCGAGGTCCCCGAGACGTGGACGGTGCTCGGCCGTCAGCGCCGCCGTTGGTCGCAGGGGCTGGGCCAGCTGCTGTGGAAGCACCGGCGGATGATCGGCAACCCGCGCTTCGGCACCGTCGGGCTGCTGGCGCTCCCCTTCTTCCTGCTGTTCGAGACGATCGGCCCGCTCGTGGAGGTCGTCGGCCTGGCCTCGCTGGCGATCGCCTACCTGTTCGGCTGGCTCAACCTGGTGGGGGCCGGGACGATGCTCGGCCTGGCGCTGCTCATCGGCACGTTGCTGTCCACCACCGTCGTCGCGGTCGAGGAGTTCACCTTCCACCGCTACGGCGGTCGCCGGTCGCTGCCGGCCCTGCTGGCCGCCGGCCTGCTGGAGAACGTCGGCTTCCGCCAGGTGCACGCCTGGTACCGCCTGCAGGGGCTGTACCGCGCCGTCACCCGGCGCACCGCGGTGTGGACGGCGATGCCCCGGACCGGCTTCAGCGCCGCCACCGACGGCGCACCTGCCCTCGCACAGCCGGCACGGCCGGGCGTCGGCAGCCTCATGGTCGTGACCTCCGGCGGGCCGTGGCAGCCCGGACCGCACGACGGCCGACCCCACGGGCAGGCTCCCCACGGTCAGCTCCTCCACGGTCAGCCGGCCCACCGGCAGGGGCCGTACGGGCCGCCGTCCGGTCCGGGCTGGGCGCAGCCCGGCGTCTGGCCGCACGGCCCGGGCCGCCCGGGGTCGGCCACCGCTGTGGCCGTGCTCGCCATCGTGACCGGCAGCCTGGCGGTGCTCGGCGGGGTGTACCTGGGTTGGCTGACCGGCGGCGGTGTCCTGACCACCCGGTTGCTGAGCCTCGGCCTGCCCGTCGGTGGGGTGCTGCTCGCCGGCGGCATCTCGCTGCTGGACCGGCGTCGGCTGGGCTGGGTGCTCAAGGGAGCGGTGACCGCGGCCGCGGTTCTGGTGCTCGCCCTGGTGGGCGGGGCGTTCACCCTGCCGGGCGACGAGCTCCTCGACGTCCTGCTCGTGGTCCTGGTCGCCCTGCCGCTGCCGGTCGTCACGGCTGCACTGGCCGCGCGGGCCCCGGTCCGGCAGTGGGCCGCCGCCGAGGGCTGA
- a CDS encoding toxin-antitoxin system YwqK family antitoxin, which translates to MPDAPHPAGPPPDGMHVERHTTGSLRARGPVVGGQPHGWWEWFRLDGSLMRSGTFDHGRTVGTWTTYDRDGTPYKVTEKGR; encoded by the coding sequence GTGCCCGACGCCCCGCACCCGGCCGGACCGCCGCCCGACGGCATGCACGTCGAGCGGCACACCACGGGGTCGCTGCGTGCCCGCGGCCCGGTCGTCGGCGGGCAGCCGCACGGGTGGTGGGAGTGGTTCCGGCTCGACGGCAGCCTGATGCGCTCGGGCACGTTCGACCACGGCCGCACGGTCGGCACCTGGACCACCTACGACCGCGACGGCACCCCCTACAAGGTCACCGAGAAGGGCCGCTAG